A single genomic interval of Macaca nemestrina isolate mMacNem1 chromosome 14, mMacNem.hap1, whole genome shotgun sequence harbors:
- the DYNC2I2 gene encoding cytoplasmic dynein 2 intermediate chain 2 yields MATRAQSRPLSQAGSAGVAVLATGGVASGPGPGRPGALQDETLGVATVPSQWRAVQGIRGETKSCQTASIATANASAQGRSHVDAQVQTEAPVPVSVQPLSRYDMPRLAAFLRRVEAMVIRELNKNWQSHAFDGFEVNWTEQQQMVSCLYTLGYPPAQAQGLHVTGISWNSTGSVVACAYGRLDHGDWSTLKSFVCAWNLDRRGLSPRQPSAVVEVPSAVLCLAFHPTQPSHVAGGLYSGEVLVWDLSRPEDPLLWRTGLTDDTHTDPVSQVVWLPEPGHSHRFQVLSVATDGKVLLWRGVGAGQLRLTEGFALVMQQLPRSTKLKKVIPGGETEVGATAVAFSSFDPRLFILGTEGGFPLKCSLAAGEAALTRMPSSVPLRAPAQFTFSPHGGPVYSVSCSPFHRNLFLSAGTDGHVHLYSMLQAPPLTSLQLSLKYLFAVRWSPVRPLVFAAASGEGDVLLFDLQKSSQKPTVLIKQTQDESPVYCLEFNSQQTQLLAAGDAQGTVKVWQLSTEFVEQGPREAEDLDRLAAEVAT; encoded by the exons ATGGCAACCCGCGCGCAGTCCAGGCCACTCAGCCAGGCGGGAAGCGCTGGTGTTGCGGTGCTGGCGACGGGCGGGGTTGCGAGCGGCCCGGGGCCGGGGCGGCCAGGGGCACTGCAGGACGAGACCTTGGGTGTGGCGACCGTGCCCTCGCAGTGGAGGGCTGTCCAGGGCATCCGCGGGGAGACG AAAAGCTGCCAGACGGCCAGCATTGCCACTGCCAACGCGTCCGCCCAGGGCCGGAGTCATGTGGACGCCCAGGTGCAGACAGAGGCCCCTGTGCCCGTCAGCGTGCAGCCCCTGTCCCGGTACGACATGCCTCGGCTCGCAGCCTTTCTTCGGAGAGTGGAGGCCATGGTCATCCGAGAGCTGAACAAGAACTGGCAGAGCCACGCGTTTGATGGCTTCGAGGTGAACTGGACCGAGCAGCAGCAGATG GTGTCTTGTCTGTATACCCTGGGCTACCCTCCAGCCCAAGCGCAAGGTCTGCATGTGACCGGCATCTCCTGGAACTCCACTGGCTccgtggtggcctgtgcctacGGCAG GCTGGACCATGGGGACTGGAGCACGCTTAAGTCCTTCGTGTGTGCCTGGAACCTGGACCGGCGAGGCCTGAGTCCCCGGCAGCCGTCGGCCGTGGTGGAGGTCCCCAGCGCTGTCCTGTGTCTGGCCTTCCACCCCACGCAGCCCTCCCATGTCGCAG GAGGGCTGTACAGTGGCGAGGTGCTGGTGTGGGACCTGAGCCGTCCTGAGGACCCGCTGCTGTGGCGCACAGGCCTGACGGATGACACCCACACAGACCCTGTGTCCCAG GTGGTGTGGTTGCCCGAGCCCGGGCACAGCCACCGCTTCCAGGTGCTGAGCGTGGCCACCGACGGGAAGGTGCTGCTCTGGCGCGGCGTCGGGGCGGGCCAGCTGCGGCTCACGGAGGGCTTCGCCCTGGTCATGCAGCAACTGCCACGGAGCACCAAGCTAAAGAAGGT CATTCCCGGgggggagaccgaggtgggtgccACGGCAGTGGCCTTCTCCAGCTTTGACCCTAGGCTGTTCATTCTGGGCACAGAAGGTGGCTTCCCGCTCAAGTGTTccctggcagctggagaggcagCCCTCACGCGGATGCCCAGCTCTGTGCCCCTGCGGGCCCCGGCACAGTTTACCTTCTCCCCCCATGGTGGTCCTGTCTACTCTGTGAGCTGTTCCCCCTTCCACAG GAATCTCTTCCTGAGCGCTGGGACCGATGGGCATGTCCACCTGTACTCCATGCTGCAGGCCCCTCCCCTGACCTCGCTGCAGCTCTCCCTCAAGTATCTGTTTGCTGTGCGCTGGTCCCCAGTGCGGCCCTTGGTTTTTGCAGCTGCCTCTGGGGAAG GTGATGTGCTGCTGTTTGATCTCCAGAAAAGCTCCCAGAAACCCACAGTTTTGATCAAGCAAACCCAGGATGAAAGCCCTGTCTACTGTCTGGAGTTCAACAGCCAGCAGACTCAGCTCTTGGCCGCGGGCGATGCCCAGGGCACAGTAAAGGTGTGGCAGCTGAGCACAGAGTTCGTGGAACAAGGGCCCCGGGAAGCTGAGGACCTGGACCGCCTGGCAGCGGAAGTGGCCACCTGA